In Vanessa atalanta chromosome 19, ilVanAtal1.2, whole genome shotgun sequence, one DNA window encodes the following:
- the LOC125071307 gene encoding alpha-1,3/1,6-mannosyltransferase ALG2: MVKILFLHPDLGIGGAERLVLDAALAFRSKGHEVAFYTNHHDPTHCFTETKDGTFPVTVIGDWIPRSIFGRFKAACAYARMMFAAAYLAWYVIPAEEPTIIFCDLISLCIPFLKLARGPFRVVFYCHHPDKLLTTEGGLLKKVYRAPLNWLEEFTTARADKVLVNSKYTARVYQDAFQKIKDVPDICYPSINTEFFKRTVPKCLKEIVPVGSDKFTFLSINRYERKKNLKLALQSLAELKHIIDDSDWDRVHLIMAGGFDPINLENIEHFMELTDLAAELDLVDKVTFMKSPKDVEKVSLLYNCKALIYTPSNEHFGIVPLEAMYYSKPVIAVNSGGPTETIVNDVTGFLCEPNCQSFADAMSMLIVNPELCERLGEAGRKRFETKFSFEAFTNQLDGILTRERQLISEARAIEYERKHK, from the coding sequence atggttaaaatattatttctccaCCCGGATTTAGGCATTGGTGGGGCCGAGCGTTTAGTGTTAGATGCCGCATTGGCCTTCAGAAGCAAAGGCCACGAAGTCGCTTTTTACACAAATCATCATGATCCTACGCATTGCTTCACCGAAACCAAAGATGGCACTTTTCCCGTGACTGTAATTGGCGATTGGATTCCACGTTCTATATTCGGTAGATTCAAAGCAGCGTGCGCTTACGCTCGTATGATGTTCGCCGCTGCCTATTTAGCTTGGTATGTCATTCCAGCAGAAGAGCCGACGATAATTTTCTGTGATCTAATATCATTAtgcattccatttttaaaattagccaGAGGACCTTTTAGAGTAGTATTTTACTGTCATCATCCGGATAAACTTCTTACCACTGAAGGCGGTTTACTGAAAAAAGTGTATAGAGCTCCATTAAATTGGTTAGAAGAATTTACTACAGCTCGTGCAGATAAAGTTCTGGTGAACAGTAAATACACAGCTAGAGTATACCAAGATGCATTTCAAAAAATCAAAGATGTCCCTGATATATGCTATCCATCAATAAATACAGAATTCTTTAAGAGAACTGTACCAAAATGCTTGAAGGAGATTGTACCCGTGGGAAGTGACAAGTTCACTTTCCTCTCAATAAACAGATATGAaagaaaaaagaatttaaaGTTAGCTTTACAATCATTAGCAGAATTAAAGCATATTATTGATGACTCCGACTGGGATAGAGTTCATTTAATAATGGCTGGTGGTTTTGATCCCATTAATTTGGAAAATATAGAACATTTTATGGAACTTACTGACCTAGCAGCAGAACTTGATCTAGTGGACAAAGTAACATTCATGAAATCTCCTAAAGATGTAGAAAAAGTATCTCTCTTATATAATTGTAAGGCATTAATATACACACCCTCCAATGAACATTTTGGAATAGTGCCTTTAGAAGCAATGTATTATAGTAAACCAGTTATTGCTGTGAATAGTGGAGGCCCGACAGAGACTATTGTTAATGATGTTACAGGATTCCTTTGCGAACCAAACTGTCAGTCGTTTGCTGATGCCATGAGCATGTTAATAGTGAATCCAGAATTATGTGAAAGACTTGGTGAAGCAGGAAGGAAAAGGTTTGAAACTAAATTCTCTTTTGAAGCTTTCACAAATCAGCTGGATGGAATACTAACGAGAGAAAGGCAGCTCATCTCCGAGGCGAGAGCCATTGAATATGAAAGAAAGCATAAATAA